A genomic window from Silene latifolia isolate original U9 population chromosome Y, ASM4854445v1, whole genome shotgun sequence includes:
- the LOC141634110 gene encoding uncharacterized protein LOC141634110 isoform X1, which produces MSDKPHLSYADFHHELTRNPDAPLPKYVGSKQSQVFERRNLKEEELVRYMSNLPSYLEKGKNYQERALNVGVLDWRRLEKWQYSQKHMQAKHSAFSPFSSNASLFSTDDSSTHSSRDQICSPTCQRSQRISLQSAAKASPKEDHVRDAKSSTGRSCSPVHSVVQGSVHQSHPQKVYAGVRMPHEIDVFGGNTHKFKDLTAKFKDSTAVTGNQLSRQHKTFSAVYETKGSNLQSSKIGGKLIPNKYEATPTWKGKKKIQDVESAKDIGRFRETKLNAADQGYFERDKPGIVIMPREPLEHTCSSFTGSASFTANDRLSIEPGEKFLLARKNLEGRRPSSNDGCDQMRSTASSFQHESGVDISSRVSHISLQSTTNKLQTSSSISVQGIKVPTEAPCVASFPTRMLSSPSRSRHTPEKNPITSAKPSEKLDARKTSESIPKARNPSPIRRLSFAMGKMVKNVGSRDNSPLRTSNSRDCIARSGLDAADPSLLIDNPCSNNTLSTNHNSKGRSSSPLRRLLDPLLKPRVSNPSNKQTSSSIGATKSCTKPSDSRTGDSTGVHLSSAGASDAQDTSKNGLPTLQALLQISFKNGLPLFTFAIDNEKNILAATVRKSSAPGKGHHSWVYTFFAIHEVKRKSGSWLSHGGKGGNHGYVPNVVAQMKVSDTYSSSTIKHDNADVAISREFDLFAVDLGQRDEYSTDFHPTNELAAIIVNLPRITVCSDNKVDNSSFDWLGFSEGFIRENSQVKRSNDNFLLSMNSSTTVVLPGGIHTVPSKGEISRLAQRWRSGGLCDCGGWDLGCQLKVYTNKKEHLTKFNSFEIGQNNEKLQLFSQVGQGDQPVLNMAPFKERTYSVEFSSSLTLLQAFAVSISFIDCRRPSDLSELNNVPAKVPGVW; this is translated from the exons ATGTCAGATAAACCCCACTTGTCATATGCTGATTTTCATCATGAACTTACGAGAAATCCTGATGCTCCGTTACCTAAATATGTAGGTAGTAAACAAAGTCAAGTGTTCGAGAGGAGGAACCTTAAAGAGGAAGAACTAGTTAGATACATGTCTAATTTGCCGAGTTATTTGGAGAAAGGGAAAAACTATCAGGAGAGAGCACTGAACGTTGGTGTTCTTGACTGGAGGCGTTTGGAAAAATGGCAGTATAGTCAAAAACATATGCAGGCTAAACATAGTGCGTTTTCTCCATTTAGTAGCAATGCTTCTCTCTTTTCAACTGATGACTCATCAACCCATTCTAGCAGAGACCAAATTTGCTCTCCTACTTGTCAAAGATCACAACGTATCTCTCTGCAATCTGCGGCTAAAGCTTCACCAAAGGAAGATCATGTTCGAGATGCTAAATCGTCAACTGGAAGAAGCTGCTCACCGGTTCATAGTGTAGTACAAGGCTCCGTGCATCAATCTCATCCCCAAAAGGTATATGCAGGGGTAAGAATGCCACATGAGATTGACGTTTTTGGAGGAAATACCCATAAATTCAAGGACTTAACTGCTAAATTTAAGGACTCAACTGCCGTCACTGGTAACCAGTTAAGCAGACAACACAAGACTTTTAGTGCAGTTTATGAAACGAAAGGGTCAAACTTGCAGTCCTCAAAAATCGGTGGAAAGTTGATCCCCAATAAGTATGAGGCAACACCTACTTGGAAAGGTAAAAAAAAGATCCAAGATGTGGAATCTGCCAAAGATATAGGAAGGTTTCGAGAAACCAAGTTAAATGCAGCTGATCAAGGTTACTTTGAAAGAGACAAACCAGGTATTGTAATCATGCCTAGAGAGCCACTGGAACATACTTGCTCAAGTTTTACTGGCTCAGCCAGTTTTACTGCGAATGACCGGCTGTCTATAGAACCTGGTGAGAAGTTTCTTTTAGCAAGAAAAAATCTTGAGGGTAGACGTCCATCTAGCAATGATGGCTGCGACCAGATGAGGTCCACCGCATCTAGTTTTCAGCATGAATCGGGTGTCGATATTTCATCGCGGGTATCACATATCTCTCTTCAGTCCACAACCAACAAACTTCAGACTTCGTCCTCTATTAGTGTGCAGGGTATCAAAGTTCCTACTGAAGCACCATGTGTGGCGTCTTTTCCCACTAGGATGCTTAGCAGTCCATCTAGGAGCAGACATACACCAGAGaagaatccaattacatcagcaAAGCCTTCTGAGAAGTTGGATGCTAGAAAAACCTCAGAGTCCATTCCAAAAGCAAGAAACCCGTCGCCGATTCGTAGATTGAGTTTTGCAATGGGAAAGATGGTTAAAAATGTTGGGTCCAGAGATAACTCACCTCTTCGCACGTCAAATTCAAGAGACTGCATCGCAAGATCTGGGTTAGATGCAGCTGATCCTTCTTTGTTAATTGATAATCCTTGCAGTAATAATACGTTATCAACTAATCATAACAGTAAAGGTAGGTCGAGTAGTCCTCTAAGAAGGTTGCTCGATCCTCTTCTTAAGCCCAGAGTGTCCAACCcatcaaacaaacaaacttcGTCGAGCATTGGTGCCACGAAATCATGTACTAAGCCATCAGATTCTCGTACTGGAGATTCTACTGGAGTGCATTTGAGTTCTGCAGGCGCTAGTGATGCTCAGGAcacttcaaagaatggtttgccAACACTTCAAGCTCTTCTGCAGATATCATTCAAGAATGGACTTCCGTTGTTTACTTTTGCCATTGACAATGAGAAGAACATTTTAGCTGCAACTGTAAGGAAGTCAAGTGCTCCAGGAAAAGGTCACCATAGCTGGGTTTATACATTTTTCGCCATTCATGAAGTCAAGAGAAAGAGTGGAAGTTGGTTGTCCCACGGAGGGAAAGGTGGCAatcatggttatgttcctaatgtTGTGGCTCAAATGAAGGTCTCGGATACTTATAGTTCTTCCACTATCAAGCACGATAATGCTGATGTGGCCATCTCAAGAGAATTTGATCTCTTTGCTGTGGATTTGGGACAGAGAGATGAATATTCAACGGACTTTCATCCAACTAATGAGTTGGCAGCGATTATTGTCAATCTTCCACGAATCACCGTGTGCAGTGATAATAAAGTTGACAATTCCAGCTTTGACTGGTTGGGTTTTTCAGAGGGTTTTATAAGAGAAAACTCACAGGTGAAAAGATCCAATGATAATTTTCTTTTGAGCATGAACTCGAGTACAACGGTAGTACTTCCTGGTGGGATCCATACAGTGCCTAGTAAAGGAGAAATATCAAGACTGGCTCAGAGATGGAGATCGGGTGGATTATGTGATTGTGGTGGATGGGATTTGGGTTGTCAGTTGAAAGTCTATACCAATAAAAAAGAACATTTAACCAAGTTTAACTCTTTTGAAATTGGCCAGAACAACGAAAAGCTTCAGCTTTTCTCACAG GTGGGTCAAGGTGACCAGCCTGTTTTGAATATGGCGCCATTTAAGGAAAGGACATACTCGGTGGAATTCAGTTCATCACTCACACTCCTACAAGCATTTGCTGTAAGTATATCCTTTATAGACTGTCGGAGACCTTCCGATCTCTCAGAGCTAAACAATGTACCTGCAAAGGTTCCTGGTGTCTGGTGA
- the LOC141634110 gene encoding uncharacterized protein LOC141634110 isoform X2: MSNLPSYLEKGKNYQERALNVGVLDWRRLEKWQYSQKHMQAKHSAFSPFSSNASLFSTDDSSTHSSRDQICSPTCQRSQRISLQSAAKASPKEDHVRDAKSSTGRSCSPVHSVVQGSVHQSHPQKVYAGVRMPHEIDVFGGNTHKFKDLTAKFKDSTAVTGNQLSRQHKTFSAVYETKGSNLQSSKIGGKLIPNKYEATPTWKGKKKIQDVESAKDIGRFRETKLNAADQGYFERDKPGIVIMPREPLEHTCSSFTGSASFTANDRLSIEPGEKFLLARKNLEGRRPSSNDGCDQMRSTASSFQHESGVDISSRVSHISLQSTTNKLQTSSSISVQGIKVPTEAPCVASFPTRMLSSPSRSRHTPEKNPITSAKPSEKLDARKTSESIPKARNPSPIRRLSFAMGKMVKNVGSRDNSPLRTSNSRDCIARSGLDAADPSLLIDNPCSNNTLSTNHNSKGRSSSPLRRLLDPLLKPRVSNPSNKQTSSSIGATKSCTKPSDSRTGDSTGVHLSSAGASDAQDTSKNGLPTLQALLQISFKNGLPLFTFAIDNEKNILAATVRKSSAPGKGHHSWVYTFFAIHEVKRKSGSWLSHGGKGGNHGYVPNVVAQMKVSDTYSSSTIKHDNADVAISREFDLFAVDLGQRDEYSTDFHPTNELAAIIVNLPRITVCSDNKVDNSSFDWLGFSEGFIRENSQVKRSNDNFLLSMNSSTTVVLPGGIHTVPSKGEISRLAQRWRSGGLCDCGGWDLGCQLKVYTNKKEHLTKFNSFEIGQNNEKLQLFSQVGQGDQPVLNMAPFKERTYSVEFSSSLTLLQAFAVSISFIDCRRPSDLSELNNVPAKVPGVW; the protein is encoded by the exons ATGTCTAATTTGCCGAGTTATTTGGAGAAAGGGAAAAACTATCAGGAGAGAGCACTGAACGTTGGTGTTCTTGACTGGAGGCGTTTGGAAAAATGGCAGTATAGTCAAAAACATATGCAGGCTAAACATAGTGCGTTTTCTCCATTTAGTAGCAATGCTTCTCTCTTTTCAACTGATGACTCATCAACCCATTCTAGCAGAGACCAAATTTGCTCTCCTACTTGTCAAAGATCACAACGTATCTCTCTGCAATCTGCGGCTAAAGCTTCACCAAAGGAAGATCATGTTCGAGATGCTAAATCGTCAACTGGAAGAAGCTGCTCACCGGTTCATAGTGTAGTACAAGGCTCCGTGCATCAATCTCATCCCCAAAAGGTATATGCAGGGGTAAGAATGCCACATGAGATTGACGTTTTTGGAGGAAATACCCATAAATTCAAGGACTTAACTGCTAAATTTAAGGACTCAACTGCCGTCACTGGTAACCAGTTAAGCAGACAACACAAGACTTTTAGTGCAGTTTATGAAACGAAAGGGTCAAACTTGCAGTCCTCAAAAATCGGTGGAAAGTTGATCCCCAATAAGTATGAGGCAACACCTACTTGGAAAGGTAAAAAAAAGATCCAAGATGTGGAATCTGCCAAAGATATAGGAAGGTTTCGAGAAACCAAGTTAAATGCAGCTGATCAAGGTTACTTTGAAAGAGACAAACCAGGTATTGTAATCATGCCTAGAGAGCCACTGGAACATACTTGCTCAAGTTTTACTGGCTCAGCCAGTTTTACTGCGAATGACCGGCTGTCTATAGAACCTGGTGAGAAGTTTCTTTTAGCAAGAAAAAATCTTGAGGGTAGACGTCCATCTAGCAATGATGGCTGCGACCAGATGAGGTCCACCGCATCTAGTTTTCAGCATGAATCGGGTGTCGATATTTCATCGCGGGTATCACATATCTCTCTTCAGTCCACAACCAACAAACTTCAGACTTCGTCCTCTATTAGTGTGCAGGGTATCAAAGTTCCTACTGAAGCACCATGTGTGGCGTCTTTTCCCACTAGGATGCTTAGCAGTCCATCTAGGAGCAGACATACACCAGAGaagaatccaattacatcagcaAAGCCTTCTGAGAAGTTGGATGCTAGAAAAACCTCAGAGTCCATTCCAAAAGCAAGAAACCCGTCGCCGATTCGTAGATTGAGTTTTGCAATGGGAAAGATGGTTAAAAATGTTGGGTCCAGAGATAACTCACCTCTTCGCACGTCAAATTCAAGAGACTGCATCGCAAGATCTGGGTTAGATGCAGCTGATCCTTCTTTGTTAATTGATAATCCTTGCAGTAATAATACGTTATCAACTAATCATAACAGTAAAGGTAGGTCGAGTAGTCCTCTAAGAAGGTTGCTCGATCCTCTTCTTAAGCCCAGAGTGTCCAACCcatcaaacaaacaaacttcGTCGAGCATTGGTGCCACGAAATCATGTACTAAGCCATCAGATTCTCGTACTGGAGATTCTACTGGAGTGCATTTGAGTTCTGCAGGCGCTAGTGATGCTCAGGAcacttcaaagaatggtttgccAACACTTCAAGCTCTTCTGCAGATATCATTCAAGAATGGACTTCCGTTGTTTACTTTTGCCATTGACAATGAGAAGAACATTTTAGCTGCAACTGTAAGGAAGTCAAGTGCTCCAGGAAAAGGTCACCATAGCTGGGTTTATACATTTTTCGCCATTCATGAAGTCAAGAGAAAGAGTGGAAGTTGGTTGTCCCACGGAGGGAAAGGTGGCAatcatggttatgttcctaatgtTGTGGCTCAAATGAAGGTCTCGGATACTTATAGTTCTTCCACTATCAAGCACGATAATGCTGATGTGGCCATCTCAAGAGAATTTGATCTCTTTGCTGTGGATTTGGGACAGAGAGATGAATATTCAACGGACTTTCATCCAACTAATGAGTTGGCAGCGATTATTGTCAATCTTCCACGAATCACCGTGTGCAGTGATAATAAAGTTGACAATTCCAGCTTTGACTGGTTGGGTTTTTCAGAGGGTTTTATAAGAGAAAACTCACAGGTGAAAAGATCCAATGATAATTTTCTTTTGAGCATGAACTCGAGTACAACGGTAGTACTTCCTGGTGGGATCCATACAGTGCCTAGTAAAGGAGAAATATCAAGACTGGCTCAGAGATGGAGATCGGGTGGATTATGTGATTGTGGTGGATGGGATTTGGGTTGTCAGTTGAAAGTCTATACCAATAAAAAAGAACATTTAACCAAGTTTAACTCTTTTGAAATTGGCCAGAACAACGAAAAGCTTCAGCTTTTCTCACAG GTGGGTCAAGGTGACCAGCCTGTTTTGAATATGGCGCCATTTAAGGAAAGGACATACTCGGTGGAATTCAGTTCATCACTCACACTCCTACAAGCATTTGCTGTAAGTATATCCTTTATAGACTGTCGGAGACCTTCCGATCTCTCAGAGCTAAACAATGTACCTGCAAAGGTTCCTGGTGTCTGGTGA